In one Bacillus thuringiensis genomic region, the following are encoded:
- the bioA gene encoding adenosylmethionine--8-amino-7-oxononanoate transaminase, giving the protein MLTIFINKLTLGVAIVTIKSKTIEKSSYTYEELAEKNKAYVWHPFTQMKDYLEEDPVIIERGEGRKLYDVNGNEYWDGVSSIWLNVHGHQVPELDEAIREQLNKIAHSTMLGLANVPSILLAEKIIEVVPDGLKKVFYSDSGSTAVEIAIKMAFQYWQHKGKPKKQRFVTLKEAYHGDTIGAVSVGAIDLFHQVYSSLLFDAIKMPYPYTYRSPYGNNKEEIVKSHLEEMEELLKEKHEEVAAIIVEPLMQGAGGMITMPKGYLKGLRDLCTKYNVLFITDEVATGFGRTGKMFACEHENVTPDILTAGKGLTGGYLPIAVTVTTDEIYNTFLGEYEEQKTFFHGHSYTGNPLGCAVAIANLELYEKTNLIEEVARKTDYVAAQLEKLFAYKHVGDIRQCGLMVGIELVKNKETKEAFDWTERIGVQVCKRSRELGMILRPLGNTIVFMPPLASTFEEIDDMLRILYKAISDVTEGE; this is encoded by the coding sequence ATGTTAACTATATTTATAAATAAGTTAACATTAGGGGTGGCAATTGTGACAATAAAAAGTAAAACGATTGAAAAATCATCTTATACATATGAAGAATTAGCAGAGAAAAATAAAGCTTACGTATGGCACCCATTTACACAAATGAAAGATTATTTAGAAGAAGATCCTGTCATTATTGAACGTGGAGAGGGAAGAAAGCTATACGATGTAAATGGTAATGAATATTGGGATGGTGTTTCATCTATATGGTTAAATGTTCACGGACATCAAGTACCGGAATTAGATGAAGCAATTCGTGAGCAATTAAATAAAATTGCTCATTCTACTATGTTAGGACTTGCTAACGTTCCATCTATTTTATTAGCAGAAAAAATTATTGAGGTTGTACCAGATGGATTGAAGAAGGTATTCTATTCTGATTCAGGTTCTACGGCTGTTGAAATTGCAATTAAGATGGCTTTCCAATATTGGCAGCATAAAGGGAAACCAAAGAAACAAAGATTCGTTACATTAAAAGAAGCATATCACGGTGATACAATTGGAGCTGTTTCGGTAGGAGCAATAGACTTGTTTCACCAAGTGTATAGTTCGCTCTTATTTGATGCGATTAAAATGCCGTATCCATATACATATCGTTCTCCTTACGGAAATAATAAGGAGGAAATTGTAAAAAGCCATTTAGAAGAAATGGAAGAATTGTTGAAAGAAAAGCATGAAGAAGTAGCTGCCATCATTGTAGAGCCATTAATGCAAGGTGCTGGCGGGATGATTACAATGCCAAAAGGATATTTAAAAGGACTGCGCGATTTATGTACTAAGTACAATGTATTATTTATTACAGATGAGGTAGCGACTGGATTTGGGCGTACAGGGAAAATGTTTGCGTGTGAACATGAAAATGTGACGCCAGACATTTTAACTGCTGGGAAAGGTTTAACAGGTGGATATTTACCAATTGCAGTTACGGTAACGACAGATGAAATATATAATACCTTCTTAGGAGAATATGAAGAACAAAAAACATTTTTTCATGGACATAGCTACACAGGCAATCCGTTAGGGTGTGCGGTAGCAATCGCGAATCTAGAACTATATGAAAAAACAAATTTAATAGAAGAAGTGGCACGTAAAACGGATTATGTGGCAGCGCAATTAGAAAAGCTCTTTGCGTATAAACATGTAGGTGATATTCGTCAGTGCGGATTAATGGTTGGTATTGAGCTTGTGAAGAATAAGGAAACGAAAGAAGCGTTTGACTGGACAGAGAGGATCGGTGTTCAAGTATGTAAACGCTCAAGAGAGCTGGGTATGATTTTACGACCGCTAGGTAACACGATTGTATTTATGCCGCCACTTGCTTCTACTTTTGAAGAGATTGATGATATGTTACGCATTTTATATAAGGCAATCTCGGATGTTACGGAGGGAGAATAA
- the nhaC gene encoding Na+/H+ antiporter NhaC: MVSKIESVLLTIFIFFCIGFSVIQLEVSPHIPILFGIVLLLAFGFLKKISWSTMEKGMISSISAGIPSIFIFLLVGVLISVWIAAGTIPTLMVYGFQLVSPKIFVPTVFVVCAIVGTSIGSAFTTAATVGLAFMGMGTALGYDPALIAGAIISGAFFGDKMSPLSDTTNLAPAVTGVDLFEHIRNMLWTTVPAFIIAFIAFFILGSGSGGNVDFSAFINTLEKNATISIVTLIPILLLFLFAFKKVPAVPTLLAGIVVGIIILFIFKPSTSLADLIKIMQDGYVSKTGIKDIDSLLSRGGLQSMMMSIALIFLALCMGGLLQGMGIIAQLMNIISSFVKTSTRLIISTASTAIGVNFLLGEQYLSIVLTGQAFANKYDEVGLERRNLSRVLEDAGTVINPLVPWGVSGVFLTNVLSVPTFDYLPYAIFCLACPVVTIIVGFTGFGLSWKKEKAVPVS, encoded by the coding sequence ATGGTTTCAAAAATTGAGTCTGTTCTTTTAACAATTTTTATCTTTTTCTGTATTGGTTTTAGTGTTATTCAATTAGAAGTTTCACCACACATCCCAATTTTATTTGGTATCGTTCTTTTATTAGCATTTGGATTCTTAAAGAAAATCTCTTGGTCTACTATGGAGAAAGGGATGATTAGTAGTATTTCAGCTGGTATTCCATCTATATTTATTTTCTTACTTGTAGGTGTATTAATTAGCGTTTGGATCGCAGCTGGAACTATTCCGACTTTAATGGTATACGGCTTCCAACTTGTATCTCCAAAAATTTTCGTTCCAACTGTTTTTGTTGTTTGTGCAATTGTTGGAACGAGTATCGGTAGTGCTTTTACAACTGCTGCAACTGTAGGACTTGCCTTTATGGGAATGGGTACTGCCCTTGGATACGATCCAGCTCTTATTGCTGGTGCAATTATTTCTGGTGCATTCTTCGGAGATAAAATGTCTCCTTTATCTGATACAACAAACTTAGCGCCTGCTGTAACGGGTGTAGATTTATTTGAACATATTCGTAACATGCTTTGGACAACAGTTCCAGCTTTCATTATTGCTTTTATCGCATTTTTCATTTTAGGAAGCGGATCTGGTGGAAACGTTGATTTCTCAGCATTTATTAACACACTAGAAAAAAATGCAACGATTTCTATCGTTACACTGATTCCTATTTTATTACTGTTCCTATTCGCATTTAAAAAGGTACCCGCAGTTCCAACATTACTTGCAGGAATTGTGGTAGGGATTATTATTCTCTTTATTTTTAAACCTAGCACTTCTTTAGCTGATTTAATAAAAATTATGCAAGACGGTTACGTTTCTAAAACTGGTATCAAAGACATTGACAGCTTATTATCTCGCGGTGGCCTGCAAAGTATGATGATGTCAATTGCTCTTATTTTCCTAGCTCTTTGTATGGGAGGATTATTACAAGGAATGGGTATTATAGCGCAGCTGATGAATATTATCTCTAGCTTCGTAAAAACTAGTACACGCTTAATTATTTCTACTGCTTCAACTGCAATTGGTGTAAACTTCTTACTTGGTGAGCAGTACTTATCCATCGTTTTAACAGGACAAGCATTTGCTAATAAATACGATGAAGTCGGTTTAGAACGTCGTAATTTATCACGAGTATTAGAAGATGCTGGTACAGTAATTAACCCACTCGTACCATGGGGTGTCAGTGGCGTATTCTTAACAAACGTTCTTAGCGTTCCAACATTCGATTACCTGCCATACGCAATCTTCTGTTTAGCTTGTCCAGTCGTAACCATTATCGTCGGCTTTACTGGATTCGGTCTTTCATGGAAAAAAGAAAAAGCAGTACCAGTTTCATAA
- the cpdB gene encoding bifunctional 2',3'-cyclic-nucleotide 2'-phosphodiesterase/3'-nucleotidase — MKKSKKMLAGATLAIGVIAPQVMPATAHADENTGESTVNLRILETSDIHVNLMNYDYYQTKTDNKVGLVQTATLVNKAREEAKNSVLFDDGDALQGTPLGDYVANKIKDPKNRVDPSYTHPLYRLMNLMKYDVISLGNHEFNYGLDYLNKVIEKTDFPVINSNVYIDDHDGNDENDEHYFDRPYHILEKEVVDEAGQKQIVKIGVMGFVPPQIMNWDKANLEGKVKAKDIVQTAKKLVPEMKAQGADIIVALAHSGVDKSGYNEGMENASFYLATQVPGVDAVLMGHSHTEVKDVFNGVPVVMPGVFGSNLGIIDMQLKKVNGKWEVQKDQSKPQLRPIADSKGNPLVESDQKLVNEIKDDHQATIDYVNTAVGKTTAPINSYFSLVQDDPSVQIVTNAQKWYVEQELKKPEYEKIKDIPVLSAGAPFKAGGRNGATYYTDIPAGTLAIKNVADLYVYPNTLYAVKVNGAQVKEWLEMSAGQFNQIDPKKTEEQPLVNIGYPTYNFDILDGLKYEIDVTQPAKYDKDGKVVNANTNRIVNMTYEGKPVADDQKFIVATNNYRGSSKTFPGVSKGEVIYQSQDETRQIIVKYMQETPVINPAADQNWTFKPIVADKLNTTFDSSPNAQKYIKADGKISYVGPSENEFAKYAIDITKKNDDKETGEGNPTTPPKGDGENPTTPPTGNEEKPTPPTEEGNNGNEPKQDGNTTGSGQTTTDDQNTKETTTVSENKEAEKDERDLPKTGASIASTIGAGLAFVGAGLLMLFRRKKANR; from the coding sequence GTGAAAAAGTCAAAAAAAATGCTAGCTGGAGCAACTCTTGCGATTGGTGTTATAGCACCGCAAGTAATGCCAGCAACAGCTCATGCAGATGAGAACACTGGGGAGAGTACAGTTAACTTACGAATTCTAGAAACATCAGATATTCACGTTAACTTAATGAATTACGATTATTATCAAACGAAAACAGATAATAAAGTAGGTCTCGTACAAACGGCAACACTCGTTAATAAAGCACGTGAAGAAGCGAAAAACTCTGTCCTATTTGATGATGGGGATGCATTACAAGGGACACCGCTTGGAGATTATGTAGCGAATAAAATAAAAGATCCGAAGAATCGTGTGGATCCTAGTTATACACATCCATTATATCGTTTAATGAATTTAATGAAGTATGACGTCATCTCTCTTGGGAATCATGAATTTAACTACGGTTTAGATTACCTAAACAAAGTGATTGAAAAAACGGATTTCCCGGTTATTAACTCGAATGTCTATATAGATGACCATGATGGTAATGATGAGAATGACGAGCATTACTTTGATAGACCATATCATATTTTAGAGAAAGAAGTAGTGGATGAAGCAGGCCAAAAACAAATAGTGAAAATTGGTGTAATGGGATTTGTTCCACCACAAATTATGAATTGGGATAAAGCGAATTTAGAAGGAAAAGTAAAGGCAAAAGATATTGTGCAAACAGCGAAAAAATTAGTTCCGGAAATGAAGGCGCAAGGTGCGGATATTATAGTTGCACTAGCGCATTCAGGTGTTGATAAGAGTGGATACAACGAAGGAATGGAAAATGCATCGTTTTATTTAGCAACACAAGTTCCTGGCGTAGATGCAGTATTAATGGGACATTCACATACCGAAGTGAAGGATGTATTTAATGGTGTTCCAGTTGTAATGCCTGGTGTTTTTGGTAGTAACTTAGGTATTATTGATATGCAATTGAAAAAGGTAAACGGAAAATGGGAAGTGCAAAAAGATCAGTCTAAGCCGCAACTTCGTCCGATTGCTGATAGTAAAGGTAATCCATTAGTAGAATCTGATCAAAAACTAGTTAATGAAATTAAAGATGATCATCAAGCGACAATCGATTATGTGAATACAGCTGTAGGTAAAACAACTGCACCAATTAATAGTTATTTTTCATTAGTACAAGATGATCCTTCCGTACAAATTGTGACAAATGCGCAAAAATGGTATGTAGAACAAGAACTTAAAAAACCAGAGTATGAAAAGATTAAAGATATTCCGGTTTTATCTGCAGGTGCACCATTTAAAGCAGGTGGCCGAAACGGTGCAACATATTATACTGATATTCCAGCTGGAACGTTAGCGATTAAAAACGTTGCAGATTTATACGTATATCCAAATACGTTATATGCTGTAAAAGTAAATGGGGCACAAGTGAAAGAATGGCTTGAAATGTCTGCAGGTCAGTTTAATCAAATTGATCCAAAGAAAACAGAAGAACAGCCGTTAGTAAATATAGGCTATCCTACATATAACTTCGATATTTTAGATGGCTTAAAATACGAAATTGATGTAACACAACCGGCGAAATACGATAAAGATGGAAAAGTTGTAAATGCAAATACGAATCGTATTGTAAATATGACATATGAAGGTAAGCCAGTAGCTGATGATCAAAAGTTCATCGTTGCTACAAATAATTATCGCGGTAGCAGTAAAACGTTCCCTGGTGTAAGTAAAGGAGAAGTTATTTACCAATCGCAAGATGAAACACGTCAAATTATTGTGAAGTATATGCAAGAAACACCAGTTATTAATCCAGCAGCTGATCAAAATTGGACGTTTAAACCGATTGTTGCAGATAAATTAAATACAACATTTGATTCTTCACCAAATGCACAAAAGTATATAAAGGCAGATGGAAAGATTTCATATGTTGGACCATCTGAAAATGAATTTGCTAAATATGCAATTGATATAACGAAGAAGAATGATGATAAAGAAACTGGTGAAGGAAATCCAACAACACCGCCAAAAGGTGATGGAGAAAACCCAACAACACCGCCAACAGGTAATGAAGAAAAACCAACACCACCAACAGAAGAAGGTAATAATGGTAATGAACCAAAGCAAGATGGAAACACTACTGGATCTGGACAAACTACAACAGATGATCAAAATACAAAAGAAACAACAACTGTAAGTGAAAATAAAGAAGCTGAAAAAGATGAACGTGATTTACCGAAAACAGGTGCAAGTATTGCTTCTACAATTGGAGCTGGTCTTGCGTTTGTTGGAGCGGGATTACTTATGTTATTTAGAAGAAAGAAAGCGAATAGATAG
- a CDS encoding GDSL-type esterase/lipase family protein — MKKVILTIVCLLLLIISYSYFEKNDETKQNESEEKTEKTSAPNWIDKQTNESFYHLVLGDSLAKGYGSTQGGFAELASKQIEAQIHKPITVENLGVNGLTTDRLAKKVQSEDVKEKIRAANIITINIGGNNLFRLNRDVGVIDGIKMLNKEKAHFEADIKSIVKTVRDQNPDALLILSELYNPLQLDDSIASYADMFLDGWNESVYSISKANQPSIVLPIRKLISNDKKELLFDQVHPNDNGYAIIANTFTKQVLSYKY, encoded by the coding sequence ATGAAAAAAGTCATCTTAACAATTGTTTGTCTCCTCCTTCTGATCATTTCTTATTCTTATTTTGAAAAGAACGACGAGACAAAACAAAATGAATCTGAAGAAAAAACAGAAAAAACATCTGCCCCAAATTGGATTGATAAGCAAACAAACGAATCTTTTTATCATCTTGTATTAGGTGATTCACTCGCTAAAGGATATGGATCGACACAAGGTGGGTTTGCTGAATTAGCTTCTAAGCAAATAGAAGCACAAATTCACAAACCAATTACAGTAGAAAACCTTGGGGTAAACGGTCTTACAACAGATCGTCTCGCAAAAAAAGTTCAATCAGAAGATGTAAAGGAAAAAATTAGAGCAGCAAATATAATTACAATTAATATTGGAGGAAATAATTTATTTCGTTTAAATCGTGATGTTGGTGTTATAGATGGTATAAAAATGTTAAATAAAGAAAAAGCCCATTTTGAAGCGGATATAAAAAGTATTGTAAAGACAGTTCGAGATCAAAATCCGGACGCTTTACTCATTCTCTCAGAACTCTATAACCCGTTACAACTCGATGATTCCATCGCAAGTTATGCAGATATGTTTTTAGATGGCTGGAATGAATCTGTTTATTCCATTTCCAAAGCAAATCAACCATCTATCGTTTTACCAATTCGCAAATTAATATCGAATGATAAAAAAGAGTTATTATTTGACCAAGTACACCCAAATGATAACGGCTATGCAATTATTGCCAATACATTTACAAAGCAAGTGTTATCCTACAAATATTAA
- a CDS encoding MarR family winged helix-turn-helix transcriptional regulator: MESREWERIVDHLLSLVPLFYRKFMLPGEFSSQRHMPPSHTQVLLLLHENGTLAVSEIGKRLAISRPNMTPLLNKLIQEELIERHYSEKDRRVILISLTAEGKLLVNQYQQFILDKLKENFQTLSEEEREKLIHSLQTIQNLILKTNV, translated from the coding sequence ATGGAATCACGCGAGTGGGAACGTATTGTTGATCATCTTCTTTCGCTAGTGCCTCTTTTTTATCGCAAATTTATGCTTCCTGGAGAATTTTCTTCTCAAAGACATATGCCGCCATCACATACACAAGTATTACTGCTTTTGCATGAAAACGGCACATTAGCAGTTTCCGAAATCGGCAAGCGGCTAGCGATTTCACGGCCTAACATGACACCTCTATTAAACAAACTTATTCAAGAAGAACTAATAGAGCGTCATTATAGCGAAAAAGATCGACGGGTCATTTTAATTTCTCTAACAGCTGAAGGGAAATTATTAGTAAATCAGTATCAGCAATTCATTTTAGACAAACTAAAAGAAAATTTCCAAACATTATCTGAGGAAGAGCGCGAAAAGCTCATTCATTCTCTTCAAACCATTCAAAATTTAATTTTGAAAACAAACGTATAA
- a CDS encoding DUF2062 domain-containing protein, with product MMRVKTTKKTYSFFQRMWRILKFQYYKLLRSPEGAKKVSLGFAIGFGLEMLVIYTASLVYVIFYPIVRLAKGSFPAAVIGNIIGKISFLPVFLFPLAYALGKMIYPFHVQKIQHEPFTISDLFSSHIFTILKSLLQSEVYVLIGMTILGVGFGLISYFVVHYLYEKNRKLRLKKRKKRVREPLVQL from the coding sequence ATGATGAGGGTGAAAACAACTAAGAAAACATATTCGTTTTTTCAGCGGATGTGGAGAATATTAAAGTTTCAATATTATAAGTTGCTTCGATCGCCAGAAGGCGCAAAGAAAGTATCGTTAGGGTTTGCTATAGGATTCGGCTTAGAAATGTTAGTCATTTATACGGCATCGCTCGTATATGTAATATTTTATCCAATCGTCAGGTTAGCAAAGGGATCTTTTCCTGCGGCAGTTATTGGCAATATTATTGGGAAAATATCGTTTCTCCCAGTATTTTTATTTCCGCTTGCGTATGCGCTAGGAAAAATGATTTATCCATTTCATGTACAGAAAATTCAACATGAACCATTTACGATATCGGACTTGTTTTCAAGTCACATTTTTACGATATTAAAGAGCTTATTACAAAGTGAAGTGTATGTATTAATTGGAATGACGATTTTAGGAGTTGGGTTTGGTCTCATTTCATATTTCGTTGTGCATTATTTATACGAAAAGAACCGTAAGTTACGTTTGAAGAAAAGGAAGAAACGAGTGAGAGAACCACTTGTACAATTATAA
- the argF gene encoding ornithine carbamoyltransferase: MSTVQVPKLNTKDLLTLEELTQEEIISLIEFAIYLKKNKQEPLLQGKILGLIFDKHSTRTRVSFEAGMVQLGGHGMFLSGKEMQMGRGETVSDTAKVLSQYIDGIMIRTFSHADVEEFAKESSIPVINGLTDDHHPCQALADLMTIYEETNTFKGIKLAYVGDGNNVCHSLLLASAKVGMHMTVATPVGYEPNEEIVKKALAIAKETGAEIEVLHDPELAVNEADFIYTDVWMSMGQEGEKEKYTLFQPYQINDELVKHAKQTYRFLHCLPAHREEEVTGEIIDGPQSIVFEQAGNRLHAQKALLVSLFKNVEEPS; encoded by the coding sequence ATGTCAACTGTACAAGTACCAAAATTAAATACGAAAGATCTTTTAACATTAGAAGAATTGACGCAAGAAGAAATCATTTCATTAATTGAGTTCGCTATATATTTAAAAAAGAATAAGCAAGAGCCTTTATTACAAGGCAAAATATTAGGGCTTATTTTTGATAAGCATTCAACTCGTACTCGTGTATCTTTTGAAGCGGGAATGGTACAACTCGGGGGACATGGTATGTTTTTAAGTGGGAAAGAGATGCAAATGGGAAGAGGAGAAACCGTTTCAGATACTGCGAAAGTATTATCACAGTATATTGACGGGATCATGATACGTACATTCTCACACGCGGATGTAGAAGAGTTTGCAAAAGAATCGAGTATTCCTGTTATTAACGGTTTAACGGATGATCATCATCCTTGTCAAGCATTGGCAGACCTCATGACGATATATGAAGAAACAAATACATTTAAAGGAATAAAATTGGCTTACGTAGGTGACGGAAATAATGTATGTCATTCATTGTTGCTAGCGAGTGCAAAAGTCGGAATGCATATGACTGTTGCAACGCCTGTAGGATATGAACCGAATGAAGAGATTGTAAAAAAAGCGTTAGCGATTGCCAAGGAAACAGGAGCTGAAATTGAAGTTTTGCATGATCCTGAATTAGCGGTGAATGAAGCAGATTTCATTTATACTGACGTTTGGATGAGCATGGGGCAAGAGGGCGAAAAAGAGAAATATACTTTATTTCAACCTTACCAAATCAATGACGAACTTGTTAAGCATGCGAAGCAAACATATCGTTTCTTACACTGTTTACCTGCCCATCGTGAAGAAGAAGTAACAGGAGAAATTATAGATGGACCACAGTCTATCGTCTTTGAGCAAGCTGGTAATCGATTGCATGCTCAAAAAGCGTTATTAGTGAGTTTATTTAAAAATGTAGAAGAGCCTTCCTAA
- a CDS encoding acetylornithine transaminase, protein MTSHLFQTYGRRTIEFVKGTGTKVIDNKGKQYLDFTSGIGVCNLGHCHPTVFKSVQEQLDDIWHISNLFTNSLQEEVASLLTENRALDYVFFCNSGAEANEAALKLARKHTGKSLVVTCQQSFHGRTFGTMSATGQDKVKEGFGPLLPSFLHIPFNDIKALEEVMNEEVAAVMVEVVQGEGGVIPADLSFLKEIEILCNKFGSLFIIDEVQTGIGRTGTLFAYEQVRIEPDIVTVAKALGNGIPVGAMIGRKELGTSFPAGSHGSTFGGNYIAMAAAKEVLQITKKPSFLKEVKEKGEYVLQKLQEELRHVECIQNIRGKGLMIGIECTHEVSSFIEQLEKEGLLVLQAGPNVIRLLPPLIITNEELEQAVYMIKKVVCTKNVSII, encoded by the coding sequence ATGACGAGTCATCTTTTTCAAACGTATGGCAGAAGAACTATTGAGTTTGTAAAGGGAACTGGAACGAAAGTTATTGATAATAAAGGTAAGCAATATTTAGATTTTACATCAGGAATTGGCGTATGTAATTTAGGACATTGTCACCCTACTGTTTTCAAAAGTGTACAAGAGCAACTTGATGATATATGGCATATATCTAACCTGTTTACAAACAGCTTACAAGAAGAAGTTGCGTCATTATTAACAGAAAATAGAGCATTAGATTATGTGTTTTTCTGTAATAGTGGGGCAGAGGCAAATGAAGCGGCTTTAAAGTTAGCACGTAAGCATACTGGAAAATCTCTCGTCGTAACATGCCAGCAGTCTTTTCACGGTAGAACATTTGGAACGATGAGTGCAACGGGCCAAGATAAGGTAAAAGAAGGATTTGGTCCATTACTTCCATCTTTTTTACATATCCCTTTTAACGATATTAAAGCATTAGAGGAAGTAATGAATGAAGAAGTTGCGGCGGTAATGGTAGAAGTTGTTCAAGGAGAGGGAGGAGTAATACCTGCTGATCTATCTTTTTTGAAAGAGATTGAAATATTATGTAATAAGTTCGGTTCCTTATTTATTATAGACGAAGTTCAAACGGGGATAGGAAGAACTGGAACACTATTCGCTTATGAACAAGTGCGAATAGAGCCTGATATCGTTACCGTTGCAAAGGCACTTGGGAATGGGATTCCTGTCGGAGCAATGATTGGCCGGAAAGAACTTGGAACATCGTTTCCTGCAGGATCACACGGTTCAACGTTTGGTGGAAATTATATTGCAATGGCTGCAGCGAAAGAAGTATTGCAAATAACTAAGAAACCATCGTTTTTAAAAGAAGTAAAGGAAAAGGGCGAGTACGTATTACAGAAGTTGCAAGAGGAATTACGACATGTCGAATGTATTCAAAATATACGTGGTAAGGGGCTTATGATTGGAATTGAGTGTACGCATGAGGTTTCAAGTTTTATAGAACAACTAGAGAAAGAAGGGCTTCTTGTATTACAAGCAGGACCTAATGTTATAAGACTATTACCACCACTCATTATAACGAATGAAGAGTTAGAACAGGCAGTATATATGATAAAAAAAGTAGTTTGTACAAAAAACGTATCAATTATATAA
- the argB gene encoding acetylglutamate kinase — MSDYIVVKCGGSMLDQLNDVFFDCIKKLQQKYKVVIVHGGGPEIDAKLKDCNINVEKRDGLRVTPKEVMDIVQMVLCGSTNKKLVMNLQKHNLLAVGCSGCDGNLLQIQPVNEEIGYVGEVSYVETSLLKGVMNMNYIPVIAPIGVNGNEIYNINADNAAAGIAAALGAKELVFITDVDGILHEGNLVKETDESEIATFIETGVITGGMIPKVQAALASLKMGVQKISIVNGTKDFTEVTGECIGTTVTKGVSIV, encoded by the coding sequence ATGAGCGATTATATTGTAGTGAAATGCGGCGGTAGTATGTTGGATCAATTAAATGATGTGTTTTTTGATTGTATAAAGAAATTACAGCAGAAGTATAAAGTAGTGATTGTCCATGGTGGTGGGCCAGAAATTGATGCCAAATTAAAAGATTGTAACATCAACGTAGAAAAAAGAGATGGATTACGCGTAACACCAAAAGAAGTTATGGATATTGTTCAAATGGTGCTATGCGGAAGTACGAATAAAAAACTCGTAATGAATTTACAAAAGCACAATTTACTTGCGGTAGGTTGTTCAGGGTGTGACGGCAATTTACTTCAAATTCAACCTGTCAACGAGGAGATAGGATATGTGGGAGAAGTAAGTTATGTCGAAACGTCCTTACTAAAAGGGGTAATGAATATGAATTATATTCCTGTTATTGCTCCAATCGGGGTAAATGGTAATGAAATTTATAACATAAATGCGGACAATGCTGCAGCTGGGATTGCGGCCGCGTTAGGGGCAAAAGAGCTTGTTTTTATTACGGATGTAGATGGAATATTACATGAAGGGAATTTGGTAAAGGAAACGGATGAATCTGAAATTGCTACTTTTATAGAAACAGGTGTTATTACAGGTGGGATGATTCCGAAAGTACAGGCGGCACTAGCATCATTAAAAATGGGAGTGCAAAAGATAAGTATTGTGAATGGTACAAAAGATTTTACTGAGGTTACGGGAGAGTGTATTGGAACGACGGTAACGAAAGGTGTGAGTATTGTATGA